Proteins co-encoded in one Kribbella qitaiheensis genomic window:
- a CDS encoding heavy-metal-associated domain-containing protein, which translates to MTTTTYSVSGMTCGHCTSAVTEELSKLAGVQQVSIDLNAGGTSAVHVTSEGTLDDAAVREAVDEAGYELVAS; encoded by the coding sequence ATGACCACCACGACCTATTCCGTCAGCGGCATGACCTGCGGGCACTGCACCTCGGCCGTGACGGAGGAGCTCAGCAAGCTCGCCGGCGTCCAGCAGGTCAGCATCGACCTCAACGCCGGCGGCACCTCCGCCGTGCACGTCACCAGCGAAGGCACCCTCGACGACGCGGCCGTGCGCGAAGCCGTCGACGAGGCGGGGTACGAATTGGTCGCGTCATGA